One Polaribacter reichenbachii genomic window, GGCAGTTTCTCTGTCAGTTCCTGGAGCTCTACCCAAACCTAAATCAATTCTATCTGGGTATAAAGCAGCTAAGGTTCCGAATTGTTCTGCAATAATCAAAGGCGAATGATTAGGTAACATAATTCCCCCAGAACCAATACGCATTGTTTTGGTACCTTGAGCAGCATAGCCAATTAAAACAGCAGTAGCACTAGAACCAATGTTTTCTGAGTTATGATGCTCTGCCAACCAATACCTTGTATACCCTGCATCTTCTGCACTTTGTGCCAGTTGTAAAACATTGGTAAAGGTTTGTTTTAAACTTTGATCTTGCGATACCAAAGCCAAATCTAAAATGGAATATAAAGTGTTCTTTGCTTTCATATATTGCTTTTAACCCTATATAAACCCAAAAGGTTTACTTTTTAAGGGAAAGCAAAGTTACGCAAGCTTATTTGTTCTGTATTCTAAGATTTTGTTAATTATCATCTCCCTAACATCCTAAGAAAAATAATGCATTTAAATAACCATTATTTAACCGCTAATCTCTTGTCTTTAAGTGATAAAATACGGAAATTAGTAAAAAAATTAAAATGATGACAATATTTGTTGATATGGACGAAGTACTAGCAGATACTTATGGCCAACACATTGCATGGTACAATAAAAACCACCAACAAAGTTTAACCAAAGAAGCGATTGTATCTGGTGAAGTTTGGGAAAATGTTCCTGCAGCGCATCAAGAAAGTGTAAAGAAACACGCTTTTATGCCTGGATTTTTTAGAAACTTAACGCCTATGGAAGATTCTATTGAGGTTATGCAGGCCTTGTACAACAAGCATGAGGTATATATTGCTACTGCTGCCACACAGTTTCCAACCTCTTTAAAAGAAAAATGTGATTGGTTAGATGAACATATGCCTTTTATTTCTTGGCAACACCGAATTTTATGTGGCCATAAGTTTATTTTAAAAGGCGATTTATTAATTGATGATCGTGTTTATAATCTAGAAAATTTCGACGGAGATACATTATTGTACAACTCTAAACACAATACTCTTGAAACTGGTTATACACGTGTATCTCATTGGCAAGAAATAGCCAAATTGCTATTGTAATTTTTTAATAAAATAATGCTACTTTACTTTTCTTGTTGGGGGACTATTCTTTACCAATATGACAATAAAGCAAAGCAACATTATTATGAGCCCATCTTAATTATTTAATATTGCTACAATTTGTTCTTCGGAAATTACAGGATTTGCACCCTCGCTACTTGCAACAATGGCACCAACTGCAGAGGCTTTATTTAAAGCCGCTTGTGGCTCAGTATCTTTTAATAATTGATCTATTAGCGTTGCTAAAAAAGAATCGCCAGCCCCAACAGTATCCACTACTTTTATTTTATAGCCTTTATTGTAACAAAATTGTTGATCTTTAAATAGTATTGCTCCTTTTTTACCTAAGGTTACACAAATGCATTTTGTGTTTGTTTTTTTTGCAATCCATTGAATAATGGATTCTAAATTATCTGTAGGCTGCCCTAAAGCTTTTGCAATTTCAAAAATTTCTTCATCATTAAATTTGATAAAATCTGCTGCATACATTAACTCTAATAAGGTTTCTATAGTATAATGAGGTGGTCTTAAATTGATGTCTAATATTTTATACTTTGCGCATTTTAAATATTCAAATAACGAGTCTCTAGAAATCGCATCTCTAGCAATTAAACTACCAAATACAAAAGCATCTGCTTTAGCAATCATTAATTTTGCATGCTCTTCTATGGCTATATGATCCCAAGCTCTTGGATGCATAATGGTGTAAGAAGCACTACCTTTAGCATTTAGCGAAACTTGTACATCGCCGGTTTTTAAATGTTTATCTATCTGAACACCTTCTGCATTAATTTTATGATTTTTTATAAAAGCAGCAATTTCGTCCCCTTCTGTATCTTTACCAATTCTTGTAATAATTGCTACTTCATTATCTAAAGATTTTAATCTTGTGGCTACGTTTAAAGGAGCTCCTCCTATTTTTTTATGTGTAGGAAAAATATCCCACAAAACTTCTCCGAAACAAACTATCTTTTTCATTAGGCTTTTGATTTAGCGTATTTGTTATTTAAAGCAATTACACAAGCTTCTACACCTTTATTTACAATATCTTGATAAGCTTCTGTGTACGCTTTTACAAAAGTATTATTGGTGTTTAAATCTCCAAAAACACTGTCTATTTCTAAAAAAGTTGCTGGCTTAGTTTGTGCTTCAATCGCCTTAGATTGTAAGGTTATTTTTAGCGCATCTTTAATCGCTAAAGAGTTACCATTTTCATCAACACCAATGCTATAAATTGCCCAAGCAGCTGTTACCAAAGCAGCCATTTGAATGGATCCTTTATCTTCTAATTGACTATTGATGGTTGGTAGTATAAAAATCGGGAACTTAGCAGAAGTTTCAGAACAAATACGGTCTATTTGATCTTTAATGTTAATGTTACCAAAACGCTCTAACAACGAATGTTTATAATCGTGTAAATTGATGCCTTCTAAATCGCCTAAAGTAGGTGTAACTTCTACATCCATATAGTTATTCAGAAAGGTTCTAATGTTGGGGTTATTAACAGCTTCATCAATCGCATTATACCCAACTAAAGCCCCTAACAAACCTAATACAGAATGCCCAGCATTTAACAAGCTTAGTTTCATTTTTTCGTAAGGCACTACATCTTCTACAAACTGTGCGCCCACTTTTTCCCAAGCAGGTCTGCCCGCAATAAAATCATCTTCAATAACCCATTGTTTAAATGGCTCACAAACTACCGGCCAAGCATCTTCAATGCCAGTATTTTCTTTTAGATAGGTAATATCTTCTGGCGATGTTACTGGCGTAATACGATCTACCATGGCATTAGGGAAAGATACATTACTTTCAATCCAAGATACCAAGCTAGGTGCAGCTTTTGCTACATAA contains:
- a CDS encoding 5' nucleotidase, NT5C type, translating into MMTIFVDMDEVLADTYGQHIAWYNKNHQQSLTKEAIVSGEVWENVPAAHQESVKKHAFMPGFFRNLTPMEDSIEVMQALYNKHEVYIATAATQFPTSLKEKCDWLDEHMPFISWQHRILCGHKFILKGDLLIDDRVYNLENFDGDTLLYNSKHNTLETGYTRVSHWQEIAKLLL
- a CDS encoding carbohydrate kinase family protein, which translates into the protein MKKIVCFGEVLWDIFPTHKKIGGAPLNVATRLKSLDNEVAIITRIGKDTEGDEIAAFIKNHKINAEGVQIDKHLKTGDVQVSLNAKGSASYTIMHPRAWDHIAIEEHAKLMIAKADAFVFGSLIARDAISRDSLFEYLKCAKYKILDINLRPPHYTIETLLELMYAADFIKFNDEEIFEIAKALGQPTDNLESIIQWIAKKTNTKCICVTLGKKGAILFKDQQFCYNKGYKIKVVDTVGAGDSFLATLIDQLLKDTEPQAALNKASAVGAIVASSEGANPVISEEQIVAILNN
- a CDS encoding mannitol dehydrogenase family protein, which translates into the protein MENLKLNNKNLAVIAERITTPTYKRNDLKTGIVHVGIGGFHRAHEAFYTDQLLHEESSKDWGICGVALLDFDTKIYNTLKEQDGLYTLIIKELDGSYTKQVIGAIVEYLFAPENPKQVIEKMASEEVKIITLTITEGGYNYNEATKQFDFTNPDIIHDLENSEAPKTIFGYLTQALQLRKERSLKGITIQSCDNIQGNGHMAKKMLLSYVAKAAPSLVSWIESNVSFPNAMVDRITPVTSPEDITYLKENTGIEDAWPVVCEPFKQWVIEDDFIAGRPAWEKVGAQFVEDVVPYEKMKLSLLNAGHSVLGLLGALVGYNAIDEAVNNPNIRTFLNNYMDVEVTPTLGDLEGINLHDYKHSLLERFGNINIKDQIDRICSETSAKFPIFILPTINSQLEDKGSIQMAALVTAAWAIYSIGVDENGNSLAIKDALKITLQSKAIEAQTKPATFLEIDSVFGDLNTNNTFVKAYTEAYQDIVNKGVEACVIALNNKYAKSKA